From Shewanella yunxiaonensis, the proteins below share one genomic window:
- a CDS encoding protein kinase domain-containing protein: MQAPELQHFYISEEQSVYLLKADDARKHRAWIRLCHQQLIKLGYAAPELIGKGAYGFVFAGRNRYGEEHVFKFSRITLPQNIQDRLEEEAFILSQVHHPNVPALIKFQRVGRQGIMVMARASGEDLDQRCRRTGALPVQEILSIARQLADLLLYLRRGRPLVHGDIKPSNLIYDPQQDKLSLIDWGSAVFAQYEADGQPAHANVMELLSCDQQHTNARMGDVYFIGEEQLNGALSSPRFDEQGVAATLYALASGQASRFGSRVIPPTSLGLPMELARTLEGMLSDDPLLRQRAGDYFLRSMQYSHYLLLPPVPAMEQIGDIPVWVQPQHRDVETVSYSSRKSFLRSHQGNMGSAEPFPQDVQLEKYYRNFLAGMGDTEKGFIAAVGRLGQYPIVGGLAIHWREQGIYIDSNLALYDVSLKPALLQAVNNMVTLARGIHKIGIFKACFFNAKDTLHLERSSVEAPFQCHDGQQLPFEIGEVPTLEDKSRLHSYFEDGKDPDENLELPAEIMAELERLNHIHHTGCIIFEALPTHLKIHSYLRLLNPRKQAQFRAGLDRILQHVDKIQGQGVSGFMKLPYKNTREFSHLERRPERFYPRNPRRC, translated from the coding sequence TTGCAAGCCCCGGAACTACAGCACTTCTACATTTCGGAAGAGCAATCGGTTTATCTGCTCAAAGCCGATGATGCCAGAAAGCACCGGGCATGGATCCGCTTATGTCATCAACAACTGATCAAACTGGGTTATGCAGCGCCAGAACTTATCGGTAAAGGTGCTTATGGTTTTGTGTTTGCCGGCCGTAACCGCTACGGAGAGGAACACGTCTTTAAGTTTTCGCGCATCACCTTGCCACAAAATATTCAGGACCGGTTGGAAGAAGAAGCGTTTATCCTGTCACAGGTACATCATCCTAATGTTCCAGCGCTGATAAAATTTCAACGCGTTGGCCGACAAGGCATTATGGTGATGGCGCGTGCTTCCGGTGAAGACCTCGATCAACGCTGCCGACGCACTGGCGCGTTGCCAGTACAGGAAATTCTAAGTATTGCCCGGCAACTGGCAGATCTACTGCTTTATCTGCGACGCGGCAGACCTTTGGTTCACGGTGATATCAAACCGTCAAATCTGATCTATGACCCACAACAGGATAAGCTGTCGTTGATCGATTGGGGTTCCGCTGTATTTGCGCAATACGAAGCCGATGGCCAGCCAGCACACGCCAATGTCATGGAGTTACTTTCGTGCGATCAACAACATACCAATGCCCGCATGGGCGATGTGTATTTTATTGGTGAAGAACAACTCAACGGCGCCCTTTCCAGTCCGCGTTTCGACGAGCAGGGTGTGGCGGCGACCTTGTATGCATTGGCGTCTGGACAAGCGAGCCGCTTTGGTTCACGAGTGATCCCGCCCACGAGTCTGGGATTACCGATGGAGCTTGCCCGTACTCTGGAAGGCATGCTCAGCGATGATCCGTTATTACGTCAGCGCGCCGGCGATTACTTTTTGCGGAGCATGCAATACAGCCATTATCTGTTGCTGCCCCCAGTACCCGCAATGGAGCAGATTGGCGACATACCGGTTTGGGTGCAACCACAACATCGCGATGTAGAAACTGTCAGCTACAGTTCTCGAAAGTCATTTTTACGCAGTCATCAGGGCAATATGGGGTCTGCCGAGCCATTTCCGCAGGATGTACAACTGGAAAAATATTATCGTAATTTTCTGGCGGGCATGGGCGATACCGAAAAGGGATTTATTGCGGCCGTTGGCAGGCTGGGGCAATACCCGATTGTTGGTGGGCTCGCGATTCACTGGCGCGAACAAGGGATATATATCGACTCCAATCTGGCGTTGTACGATGTATCGTTGAAACCCGCATTGTTGCAGGCGGTCAACAACATGGTGACGCTCGCCCGTGGGATCCATAAAATCGGCATTTTTAAAGCCTGCTTCTTCAACGCTAAAGACACATTGCATCTGGAACGCAGCTCCGTTGAAGCGCCGTTCCAATGTCATGATGGTCAGCAACTGCCCTTCGAGATTGGCGAGGTGCCAACGCTGGAAGATAAATCGCGCCTGCATTCTTATTTCGAGGATGGTAAAGATCCTGATGAAAATCTGGAGTTGCCAGCAGAAATTATGGCTGAACTAGAACGACTTAACCATATTCACCACACAGGCTGCATCATCTTTGAAGCATTACCAACCCATCTGAAAATACACAGTTACCTTAGGTTGTTGAATCCGCGCAAACAGGCACAGTTTCGTGCCGGTCTGGACCGCATCCTGCAGCATGTTGATAAAATTCAAGGACAGGGAGTTTCCGGTTTTATGAAACTCCCCTATAAAAACACCCGTGAATTCTCCCATCTGGAACGGCGTCCGGAGCGCTTTTACCCACGCAATCCCAGACGCTGTTAA
- a CDS encoding porin has translation MKKSFISASVATVLAAASFGALADGPSFYGRFDLMITNSQNSDTLQGDTAGVTKGDSGTYLENNFSWLGVKGSEKIADGVDIVYQGEWGFENTSNTGSSTVFNSRNTFFGFKTAAGTAVFGRKDTVFKNSEGGIDLFGNTNADMDRMLQAQSRVADGVFYYSPKIADVLTLNANYQFDDNNATTSAGDGSSQYALSATLGDKGFKAQNYYAAAAYNKGINGIDAYRVVGQVKLEQFKVGGLYQKSESVLNSNLDGSTYLVNVAYNLNGVNLKAEYIYDDSGFGSYFSNAAGLTYVTVDSNGDQVTKSTTMKANNATTRAISDVSVSNIIVGADYKVAKTTLLYGHYAHYEGDYKLAGSKIDLNDDNVVSVGVRYDF, from the coding sequence ATGAAGAAAAGTTTTATCTCTGCGTCAGTCGCTACTGTTCTGGCAGCTGCCTCTTTCGGTGCACTGGCTGATGGTCCATCTTTCTACGGTCGTTTCGACCTGATGATCACTAACTCCCAGAATAGCGACACCCTGCAGGGTGACACTGCTGGCGTTACTAAAGGTGACAGCGGTACTTATCTGGAAAATAACTTCTCATGGTTGGGTGTTAAAGGCTCTGAAAAGATTGCTGATGGTGTAGACATTGTTTACCAAGGCGAATGGGGCTTTGAAAACACTTCTAACACTGGTAGCTCAACTGTATTTAACTCTCGTAATACATTCTTTGGTTTCAAAACTGCTGCAGGTACTGCAGTATTCGGCCGTAAAGATACCGTATTCAAAAACTCTGAAGGTGGCATCGACCTGTTCGGTAACACCAACGCGGATATGGATCGTATGCTGCAGGCTCAGAGCCGTGTAGCTGATGGCGTGTTCTACTACTCTCCAAAAATCGCTGACGTGTTGACCCTGAATGCCAACTATCAGTTTGATGATAACAACGCAACTACGTCTGCCGGTGATGGCAGCAGCCAGTACGCACTGAGTGCGACTCTGGGCGATAAAGGCTTCAAAGCGCAGAACTACTACGCGGCAGCGGCTTACAACAAAGGTATCAATGGTATTGATGCTTACCGTGTAGTCGGTCAGGTTAAACTGGAGCAGTTTAAAGTTGGCGGCCTGTATCAGAAATCTGAAAGTGTACTGAATAGCAACCTAGATGGCAGCACTTACCTGGTGAACGTTGCTTATAACCTGAACGGCGTAAACCTGAAAGCTGAATATATCTATGATGATAGTGGCTTTGGTAGTTACTTCAGTAATGCCGCAGGGCTTACTTATGTAACCGTTGATTCTAACGGTGACCAGGTAACCAAAAGCACAACTATGAAAGCAAATAATGCTACAACCCGTGCTATAAGTGATGTAAGTGTTTCTAACATCATCGTTGGTGCTGACTATAAAGTGGCTAAAACTACACTGTTGTATGGTCACTATGCTCATTATGAAGGTGACTACAAGCTAGCTGGTTCTAAGATCGATCTGAATGACGACAACGTAGTTTCTGTCGGTGTTCGTTACGACTTCTAA
- the tcdA gene encoding tRNA cyclic N6-threonylcarbamoyladenosine(37) synthase TcdA: MFESESYQQRFGGIARLYGVTALQRFSEAHVMVIGIGGVGTWAAEALARSGIGQISLMDLDDVCVTNSNRQIHALASTVGQSKVNVMAERISEINPQCQVTEIEDFICADNLPQYLAPERAPDYVVDCIDAVKPKAALIAWCKRNKIRIVTVGGAGGQVDPTLVEVTDLAKTFQDPLLAKVRNLLRREYNFSKNPQRRFGIDAVFSSEQLKYPQLDGTVCSNKEGVTGSMRMDCSAGFGAVTAVTGTFGFVAVSRVLLKLAQHA; this comes from the coding sequence ATGTTCGAATCAGAAAGCTATCAACAACGGTTTGGTGGTATTGCCAGACTCTATGGCGTAACAGCGTTACAGCGATTTTCCGAAGCTCATGTCATGGTGATAGGCATTGGCGGTGTGGGTACCTGGGCGGCAGAAGCGCTGGCACGCAGTGGTATTGGGCAGATCAGTTTGATGGATTTGGACGATGTCTGTGTCACGAATAGCAATCGACAAATTCATGCATTGGCGTCAACGGTGGGTCAGTCTAAAGTCAATGTGATGGCGGAACGGATTAGCGAAATCAACCCGCAATGTCAGGTGACAGAAATCGAAGATTTCATTTGCGCCGATAATTTGCCGCAATATTTAGCACCCGAAAGGGCTCCTGATTACGTGGTGGACTGTATTGACGCGGTGAAACCTAAAGCGGCCTTGATAGCTTGGTGCAAGCGTAACAAAATTCGTATTGTCACTGTTGGCGGTGCTGGGGGACAGGTGGACCCAACACTTGTGGAAGTGACAGACCTGGCAAAAACTTTCCAAGACCCCTTACTGGCAAAAGTCCGCAATTTATTACGCCGAGAGTACAACTTCAGCAAAAATCCCCAGCGTCGGTTTGGCATTGACGCCGTGTTCTCCAGTGAACAACTTAAGTACCCGCAATTGGATGGTACCGTGTGTAGTAATAAAGAAGGGGTGACTGGCAGTATGCGTATGGATTGTTCCGCCGGGTTCGGTGCGGTTACTGCGGTGACCGGTACCTTTGGTTTTGTTGCGGTCAGTCGTGTGCTGTTAAAGCTGGCCCAACATGCCTGA
- the pepT gene encoding peptidase T, translating to MQKALLTRFLRYVQSDTQSDPNSLSIPSSPGQKVFAATLKQELLELGFSDVFLSDACCLYARVPATIADIPVIGFIAHLDTSPDYSGANVKPQIIPDYQGQIIALGDKEQLSPEQFPDLLHYLGKTLITADGSTLLGADDKAGIAAIITAMHYLLQHPEIPHGEIAVCFTPDEEIGRGVKGFDLEHFAAQWAYTVDGGAVGELQFENFNAATAVITARGNACHPGSAFGVMVNAMTMACRFHAKMPLHDTPEHSSGYEGFFHLVSMEGTTEQAKLVYLIRDFDKVQFEQRKQWLQDLVQKYNDELTSGSLEIAISDSYFNMKEAVMPTPHVINIACRAMEMAGVTPDIKAIRGGTDGAQLSYRGLPCPNLFAGGHNFHGKHEYVCLESMEQAVAVIINIAKLTTQRYD from the coding sequence ATGCAAAAAGCTCTGCTCACTCGATTTTTGCGTTACGTGCAATCGGATACTCAGTCCGATCCCAATAGTCTTTCTATCCCAAGTTCTCCCGGCCAAAAGGTCTTTGCTGCAACCCTAAAGCAGGAGTTGCTGGAGCTTGGTTTCAGCGATGTTTTTTTAAGTGATGCTTGTTGCTTGTATGCCCGCGTTCCTGCCACCATCGCGGATATTCCGGTTATCGGTTTTATCGCACACTTGGACACCTCACCTGATTACAGCGGTGCCAATGTAAAACCGCAGATAATTCCAGATTATCAGGGGCAAATTATTGCGCTGGGGGACAAAGAACAGCTGTCTCCAGAGCAATTTCCAGATTTGCTGCATTATCTCGGCAAGACACTGATTACTGCTGATGGCTCTACGTTACTTGGCGCTGATGACAAGGCGGGTATTGCTGCGATTATTACTGCTATGCATTATCTGTTGCAGCATCCAGAGATCCCTCATGGTGAAATTGCAGTGTGTTTTACCCCAGATGAGGAGATTGGGCGCGGTGTTAAGGGTTTCGATCTCGAACATTTTGCGGCGCAGTGGGCCTATACCGTTGATGGCGGCGCGGTTGGTGAACTCCAATTTGAAAATTTCAATGCAGCAACTGCGGTGATTACTGCCCGTGGCAATGCTTGCCATCCGGGGAGTGCTTTCGGTGTCATGGTTAACGCTATGACCATGGCCTGTCGCTTCCATGCCAAAATGCCGTTGCACGATACTCCAGAACATAGCAGTGGCTATGAAGGCTTTTTCCATTTGGTATCTATGGAAGGTACAACTGAACAGGCCAAATTGGTGTATCTGATCCGCGATTTTGACAAAGTGCAGTTTGAGCAACGCAAGCAATGGTTACAGGATCTGGTGCAGAAATATAATGACGAACTGACAAGTGGCAGCTTGGAAATCGCAATTTCTGACAGTTATTTCAATATGAAAGAAGCGGTGATGCCTACACCTCATGTGATTAACATTGCTTGCCGGGCAATGGAGATGGCGGGCGTTACTCCGGACATCAAGGCTATTCGCGGTGGTACTGATGGTGCCCAATTGTCCTATCGTGGCTTGCCTTGCCCCAACTTATTTGCAGGCGGTCATAATTTCCATGGCAAACACGAATACGTGTGTCTTGAATCGATGGAACAAGCGGTAGCGGTGATCATCAATATCGCCAAGCTCACTACACAACGTTACGACTGA
- a CDS encoding superinfection exclusion B family protein has translation MKRFKLTLPKTFSVRGLLLGTALWGILLTTLLLFTPSPLLHLVNLDLWVADNGHYIGLGLLCAVAYIGALIVNFLLDEAIHYLQGRRVDDAIEEKVLLLDPAERALLREFFLQGSAVLTMPKEDMVVQSLLNTHILECVGNERHYAIQGPTADFKISMKARRHLNRRVLRLPAGELSKEDMQHLMKARPQFINSLAQVRKHAA, from the coding sequence ATGAAGCGATTCAAACTCACCTTACCGAAAACATTCAGTGTACGTGGATTACTGTTAGGTACCGCGCTTTGGGGCATATTGCTGACAACGTTGTTGCTGTTTACGCCATCACCGTTGCTGCATTTGGTGAATTTGGATTTATGGGTTGCTGACAATGGTCATTATATTGGGTTAGGGCTGTTATGTGCGGTAGCTTATATCGGAGCATTGATCGTCAATTTTTTGCTGGATGAAGCGATACATTACTTGCAAGGGCGTCGGGTTGATGACGCTATTGAAGAAAAGGTGTTATTACTGGATCCGGCTGAAAGAGCCTTGTTGCGTGAATTTTTCCTCCAGGGAAGTGCGGTGTTAACCATGCCTAAAGAAGATATGGTGGTACAAAGTCTGCTAAACACGCACATATTGGAATGTGTCGGAAATGAACGTCATTACGCCATTCAAGGACCCACAGCGGATTTTAAAATTTCGATGAAAGCTCGTCGGCATCTGAATCGTCGGGTACTGAGATTGCCTGCGGGCGAACTTAGCAAAGAAGATATGCAGCACTTGATGAAAGCGCGGCCTCAATTCATCAATAGTCTGGCTCAAGTACGTAAGCACGCAGCGTAA
- a CDS encoding DUF2787 family protein: MLTINTDLPLPVSDTFATKLAELVKDIDSYSVTINFRDENYSAENGGFHPVEIRLEHHRDHWRLCYITEFCYVGTGYFAELTKAIDFDFSYSTFQTLYGYFPIRAGRDMYEMWEPNFLSYWEMGVFTIKVTPN; encoded by the coding sequence ATGCTCACCATTAATACCGACCTCCCTTTACCCGTATCCGATACCTTTGCCACCAAGTTAGCGGAACTTGTGAAAGATATTGATAGCTACAGCGTCACCATCAACTTCCGCGATGAGAATTACAGTGCCGAAAACGGGGGATTTCATCCGGTGGAGATCCGTTTGGAGCACCACCGAGATCATTGGCGACTCTGTTACATCACGGAGTTTTGTTACGTGGGAACCGGGTACTTTGCCGAGCTGACCAAAGCCATTGATTTTGACTTCAGTTACTCCACTTTTCAGACCTTGTATGGGTACTTCCCTATCAGGGCAGGACGTGACATGTATGAGATGTGGGAACCCAACTTTTTGAGCTACTGGGAGATGGGCGTTTTCACCATTAAAGTGACACCCAATTAG
- a CDS encoding AAA family ATPase has protein sequence MLKRSKSRLWRAQYCHYLASCYGEALICAAFTREGKFSSSMVESMTGEKVERHKQYSLDDVLALIPNEDRAPTASNTVPQNAKFLCQLFGLPLQMQPVVAFVIVMNANLGLRSIADVLLDDDEGVLERVLVAKSGLDSEDIIKQLDKLAKCQLIEEVSFVTPYLMKLPVPLIPILVKQPLTSAEQLMAPLICQSREAQFSLSQFGHVNTDLLANYLSAITKQPTVGVNILLYGKAGTGKTELARTLANSVQRSLLEVQSLRLEEGKLVGAFHSRDPASQRLGYLNLLQGLLSGSSGSLLLVDECESLFVQADEHYTKEGLMRVLEQNPVPAIWITNHAELLEPSFIRRFKLVMEVPVPEESFAYAMSQQLLTSLKVSDEYRLLLAEKPNVTPAMVGNAVHVATTLKLKGTKAEAILDEVIEATLEACGEDAPLPKYQGELVFDDSLVNFKIVKEQATSTEQTAEILASINYAVEQAMPIRVMLSGPPGTGKTAWVHHLAETHGYELMHIKCSDVLSKYVGDSEQNVARLFREADKQQKLMLIDEVDSLLSKRESAHAQYEVQLVNELLSQLECNNMPVFAATNALASIDSAVMRRFDFKLECDYLTSEQRQALYRQVFGIKRLTHVEISTLNTLNQLTPGDFAILARRQRFEPKRDHRATALALLGAENSRKQGKPRIGFIR, from the coding sequence ATGCTGAAACGCAGCAAATCGCGTTTATGGCGTGCACAGTACTGCCACTATCTGGCCTCTTGTTATGGTGAAGCACTGATATGTGCGGCCTTTACCAGAGAAGGAAAATTCTCTTCTTCAATGGTGGAATCCATGACCGGGGAGAAGGTTGAGCGTCACAAGCAATATTCACTGGATGACGTATTAGCCCTTATTCCTAACGAAGACCGAGCACCGACTGCGAGCAACACCGTGCCCCAAAATGCCAAGTTCCTGTGTCAGTTGTTTGGGCTGCCTTTACAGATGCAACCCGTAGTGGCATTTGTGATTGTGATGAACGCTAACCTCGGACTGAGAAGCATCGCCGATGTCCTGCTGGATGATGACGAGGGCGTACTGGAGCGGGTATTGGTTGCCAAGAGTGGTCTTGATAGCGAGGACATCATTAAGCAACTGGATAAGCTTGCCAAGTGCCAGTTAATAGAGGAAGTGTCATTTGTCACCCCCTATTTGATGAAGTTACCCGTACCGCTGATACCTATACTGGTGAAACAGCCGCTTACCAGTGCTGAGCAGTTGATGGCTCCGCTCATTTGTCAGAGCCGGGAAGCCCAATTTAGCCTGTCGCAATTTGGGCATGTGAACACTGACTTACTGGCTAACTACCTATCTGCCATTACCAAACAGCCAACTGTCGGTGTCAATATCCTGCTCTATGGCAAAGCGGGAACCGGGAAAACTGAGTTAGCCCGAACCTTGGCAAATTCAGTTCAGCGTAGCTTGCTGGAAGTGCAAAGTCTGCGCCTAGAAGAAGGCAAACTGGTAGGAGCATTTCATTCCCGAGACCCGGCCTCACAACGTCTGGGGTATCTAAACCTGTTGCAAGGGTTACTCTCGGGTAGCAGTGGCAGTCTGCTACTGGTCGATGAATGTGAAAGCCTGTTTGTACAGGCCGATGAACACTACACCAAGGAAGGATTGATGCGGGTGTTGGAGCAAAACCCAGTACCCGCTATTTGGATAACCAACCATGCGGAGTTGCTGGAGCCAAGCTTTATCCGCCGCTTTAAGTTGGTCATGGAAGTGCCAGTACCGGAGGAATCCTTTGCCTATGCCATGAGTCAGCAATTGCTGACATCGCTCAAGGTATCGGATGAGTATCGATTATTGCTGGCCGAGAAACCCAATGTCACTCCGGCCATGGTAGGCAATGCCGTGCATGTGGCAACGACACTGAAGCTTAAAGGCACCAAGGCCGAAGCCATACTGGATGAAGTGATTGAGGCAACCTTAGAAGCTTGCGGGGAAGACGCACCATTACCCAAGTACCAGGGCGAGTTGGTGTTTGATGACAGTCTGGTGAACTTCAAAATAGTAAAAGAGCAAGCAACCAGTACCGAACAAACCGCTGAGATACTGGCCTCGATTAACTATGCCGTGGAACAGGCGATGCCCATTCGGGTCATGCTCAGTGGTCCACCCGGTACAGGTAAGACGGCATGGGTACATCACTTAGCAGAAACGCACGGTTATGAACTGATGCACATCAAATGCTCTGATGTACTCAGCAAGTATGTCGGAGACAGCGAGCAGAACGTCGCTAGACTGTTCAGAGAAGCAGATAAGCAGCAGAAGCTGATGCTCATCGATGAAGTCGACAGTCTGCTCAGCAAGCGCGAGAGCGCGCATGCGCAGTATGAGGTGCAGCTTGTGAACGAGCTACTGTCTCAGCTTGAGTGCAATAACATGCCTGTGTTTGCTGCCACCAATGCCCTTGCCAGTATTGATAGTGCAGTGATGCGCCGTTTCGATTTCAAGTTGGAGTGTGACTATCTCACTAGTGAGCAACGCCAAGCACTGTACCGACAGGTGTTTGGCATTAAGCGCCTGACCCATGTTGAGATTTCCACCCTTAACACCCTAAACCAGTTAACCCCCGGTGACTTCGCCATCTTGGCAAGACGCCAACGCTTTGAACCTAAGCGCGACCACCGCGCTACAGCCCTCGCTTTACTTGGTGCCGAGAACAGCCGTAAGCAAGGGAAACCCCGTATCGGATTTATCCGTTAA
- a CDS encoding tyrosine-type recombinase/integrase, which translates to MTTATPYALYLSRLAPNSQRSIASQMRSIARLMDWPDVTMGKQLSSIDYQQAMQIRALLIHEQWSARSINRAMTAIKSIVKVAALMGKADMQQVAHIASITHMKHGAHQGNPLNAAQVTQLFELLGKRRGLYGLRTLAIFALFLGTGLRRSELAALTMADYDSSTSTITVVAGKGNKSRVLFLPVWVEQHISAWLKLRGRQAGYLICKCTITGQFAVDEPVSSDTLYRLVKDKLSAIGVLGASPHDLRRTFITRLLEQNVDINTVRQMAGHADISTTTIYDKRGDAFMREAAATLDYVPEPKRRGGRSSC; encoded by the coding sequence ATGACTACAGCGACCCCTTATGCGCTGTATTTGAGCCGTCTTGCGCCCAATAGTCAGCGCTCGATTGCTTCGCAGATGCGCAGTATTGCGCGGCTGATGGACTGGCCGGACGTCACAATGGGTAAGCAACTGAGCAGCATTGACTACCAACAAGCGATGCAGATACGGGCATTACTCATTCATGAGCAATGGTCGGCACGTTCGATTAATCGCGCCATGACCGCCATTAAGAGCATTGTCAAAGTCGCTGCGCTCATGGGTAAAGCCGATATGCAGCAGGTGGCACATATCGCCAGCATTACGCACATGAAGCATGGTGCGCATCAAGGTAATCCGCTAAATGCCGCACAAGTGACACAGCTATTTGAGCTATTGGGTAAGCGCAGAGGTCTCTATGGTCTGCGAACGCTGGCTATCTTTGCGCTGTTCTTAGGCACTGGGCTTAGACGCAGTGAGTTGGCGGCGCTGACCATGGCTGACTATGACAGTAGCACCTCGACCATCACGGTCGTGGCCGGGAAAGGTAACAAGAGCCGGGTGCTGTTCTTACCTGTTTGGGTTGAGCAACACATTAGCGCATGGCTAAAGCTGCGTGGCCGCCAAGCAGGGTATCTCATTTGTAAGTGTACCATCACCGGGCAATTCGCAGTAGATGAGCCTGTCAGCAGTGACACCCTGTATCGGCTAGTGAAAGACAAACTATCAGCGATTGGTGTGTTAGGCGCTTCTCCTCATGACCTGCGCCGCACCTTTATTACCCGGCTACTGGAGCAGAACGTTGATATCAATACTGTGCGCCAGATGGCAGGTCATGCCGACATCAGTACCACCACCATCTATGACAAGCGTGGTGATGCGTTTATGCGGGAAGCGGCGGCGACGCTGGATTATGTTCCTGAGCCTAAACGTCGTGGCGGGAGGTCGTCATGCTGA